The following proteins are encoded in a genomic region of Amphiura filiformis chromosome 11, Afil_fr2py, whole genome shotgun sequence:
- the LOC140164721 gene encoding NLR family CARD domain-containing protein 4-like produces MSSAGLTDFSEDIEEKMARELGLDASKLKLMMRSTQLCDALSLEDNGVKNETNIEVKIHLADGLCGGADDNPEPNITKHPKLSEKELLSLAAEVPDIYRKLAVNLDVSKSTVDQIWEDHHHSGVQQVVFVMLIKWQQSQSNSSDFRCLLADALGKCGRVDMAEKVLEGTVLKPDGTRHIDLDVAQCQEELRWTYLNRICHLPKYPWDETDCISINDIYTDLSLILEQPTPCQPLKIPLKDQDEVFTHETVCGNSSTRIIIQGEAGTGKSTLMVKYVYDWAREDDLASSPIRKFKLVFLLRLRDLEESSRLEEAIMKHLLPHDTKIIASQLRSFIEDHPEDCCVILDGYDEFRHSGLASAASDRSIVQMINNDILRKCFLILSSRPAKLSDLGKCLKEYKQFEVSGFSKNKIKNYINKFFGLKKELASSLIDYIESNNLDVGFAAAPLITQLLCLYWLNDAKSGDSKTVEATLSVSKLHLTLFDFLEQHYLAKQTTDSDFDTEELIRDLGRVALKSLWPPNSQLVFAWKEMVTEIGDDNVTKACAVGLLHKHEATQSKAYHKATKRKSSLSSWKKISTVEFFHTSAQEKCGGEYLAYLSEHKEEEFNIFMQALKAPSDTLNAKMILLFACGASEKAATLILRHLANLFTREFQPDLEQFFKGELHFERSKSIQDIVDLCLMCNFECEATGHLNKDLLTLFPEGRIMFSGITPQRASALSYFLSNVRCPGAIKSITVIGVPRKGNFFVPTETMQSTSDRTFHKYLEAYSKLSGEELNQKLQQFASTCSEVHRAADIHGVACALASMQMWQVFQDWQKGVNFSIKTLINSLENIQTERLMVRSVPLHESSAVLWKLIEDRKLQELTHLNLRQTGLEVEDVSKLAECVHLLPKLKHLDICQNEKAGGALDKLSKSLSSINLEVLDVYCMKATPATMKTVHSNLPKFGSQMKELYLHVNYMDEEGANILAENLSQLKHLTLINLPHPDHHSSAAAMQRVLESIALLPHLQIVFLCAGNLDVQSCLRILAPELKKWQNIKEMRIAAVKECAKKMVDEPQSQEFVKAIATMPNLHTLKLNGIGLTVKSFDELVRIGREKKFQKLVWYCRSFLPDDYKIPDDDFVAIL; encoded by the exons AACCCAACATTACCAAACATCCTAAACTGTCTGAAAAAGAACTTCTTTCTCTGGCTGCAGAAGTACCAGACATCTACAGAAAACTAGCTGTCAACTTAGACGTTTCAAAATCGACAGTGGATCAGATTTGGGAAGATCACCACCACTCTGGTGTTCAGCAGGTAGTCTTTGTCATGCTGATCAAGTGGCAGCAATCGCAATCCAATTCTTCAGATTTCAGATGCTTACTAGCAGATGCACTTGGGAAATGTGGACGAGTAGATATGGCAGAAAAAGTCTTGGAAG gAACTGTTTTGAAGCCAGATGGAACCAGGCACATTGACCTAGATGTTGCCCAATGTCAAGAGGAGTTACGGTGGACGTATCTTAATAGGATCTGTCATCTTCCTAAGTATCCATGGGATGAGACCGACTGCATCAGCATCAACGACATCTACACTGATTTATCTCTCATATTGGAGCAACCCACTCCATGTCAGCCTTTGAAAATTCCTCTAAAAGATCAAGATGAGGTGTTTACACATGAAACAGTTTGTGGGAATTCATCGACACGAATCATAATCCAAGGGGAAGCAGGAACAGGAAAGTCGACTCTGATGGTAAAATATGTGTATGACTGGGCAAGAGAAGATGACCTGGCGTCATCTCCCATTCGGAAGTTTAAACTGGTCTTTCTTCTGAGATTGAGAGACCTTGAAGAGTCCTCAAGATTGGAAGAAGCGATAATGAAGCATTTGTTGCCACATGATACCAAGATAATAGCTTCACAGTTGAGGTCATTTATTGAAGATCACCCTGAGGACTGCTGCGTCATTCTAGATGGGTATGACGAGTTTAGACATTCAGGACTAGCATCTGCAGCTTCAGATAGGTCTATTGTCCAGATGATAAACAATGACATCCTGCGAAAGTGCTTCTTGATTCTGTCAAGCAGACCAGCCAAATTGTCTGATTTAGGCAAGTGTCTGAAGGAATACAAACAGTTTGAAGTCAGtggattttccaaaaataaaatcaAGAATTACATCAACAAATTCTTTGGTTTGAAGAAAGAGTTGGCAAGCAGTTTAATCGATTATATAGAGTCAAACAACCTTGATGTGGGGTTTGCAGCAGCGCCTCTTATAACTCAGCTTTTGTGTTTGTATTGGCTCAATGATGCAAAAAGTGGAGACTCAAAGACAGTGGAAGCAACACTTTCTGTAAGCAAACTACATTTGACGTTGTTTGACTTTCTAGAGCAGCACTATTTGGCCAAGCAAACGACTGATAGTGACTTTGATACAGAGGAGCTTATTCGTGACCTTGGAAGGGTGGCACTTAAGAGCTTATGGCCTCCAAATAGCCAGTTGGTATTCGCTTGGAAAGAAATGGTTACAGAGATTGGAGATGATAATGTCACCAAAGCATGTGCAGTTGGACTGTTGCACAAGCATGAAGCAACACAAAGCAAAGCTTATCATAAAGCCACAAAGCGAAAGTCCAGTCTGTCATCTTGGAAGAAGATCAGCACTGTCGAATTCTTCCATACATCAGCTCAAGAAAAGTGTGGTGGAGAATATCTGGCATATCTAAGTGAACATAAAGAAGAAGAGTTTAATATATTCATGCAAGCTCTGAAAGCACCCAGTGATACATTGAATGCGAAGATGATTCTTCTCTTTGCGTGTGGTGCAAGCGAGAAAGCAGCAACATTGATACTGAGACATTTGGCCAACCTGtttacaagggaatttcaaccaGATTTGGAACAATTTTTCAAAGGAGAACTTCACTTTGAAAGGTCCAAATCTATTCAAGATATTGTCGATTTATGTTTGATGTGCAATTTTGAATGTGAAGCAACAGGACATCTCAACAAGGATCTCTTGACTCTTTTCCCAGAAGGAAGGATCATGTTTTCTGGAATAACCCCTCAGCGTGCTTCAGCCCTCTCATATTTTCTGTCAAACGTCCGCTGTCCAGGTGCAATAAAAAGCATCACTGTAATTGGGGTTCCAAGAAAAGGTAATTTTTTTGTGCCGACTGAAACAATGCAGTCAACTTCGGACAGAACGTTCCATAAATATTTAGAAGCGTACAGTAAGCTTTCAGGAGAGGAGCTAAATCAGAAGTTGCAGCAGTTTGCTTCCACCTGCAGTGAAGTGCATCGTGCAGCTGATATTCATGGAGTGGCATGTGCTTTGGCCTCAATGCAAATGTGGCAGGTATTTCAAGATTGGCAGAAGGGAGTAAACTTTTCAATCAAGACGCTAATCAATAGTTTGGAGAACATACAGACTGAACGGCTAATGGTTAGATCCGTCCCTCTGCATGAGTCTAGTGCTGTTTTGTGGAAGCTTATTGAAGACAGAAAGCTTCAAGAATTAACACACTTAAACTTAAGACAAACTGGCCTTGAAGTGGAAGATGTTTCAAAGCTTGCCGAATGTGtccatttgttgccaaaattgaAGCATCTAGATATATGCCAGAATGAGAAAGCAGGAGGCGCACTGGACAAACTGTCCAAAAGTCTGTCATCGATCAACTTAGAGGTGCTAGATGTGTACTGCATGAAGGCAACTCCAGCAACGATGAAAACAGTGCATAGCAACCTGCCAAAGTTTGGCAGCCAGATGAAGGAATTATATCTGCATGTCAACTACATGGATGAGGAAGGTGCTAACATACTGGCTGAAAATCTGAGCCAACTGAAGCATTTAACTCTGATTAATCTGCCACATCCTGATCACCACAGCAGTGCTGCTGCGATGCAACGTGTTCTTGAAAGCATTGCATTGCTGCCACACTTACAAATTGTGTTTTTGTGCGCAGGCAACTTAGATGTGCAATCGTGTCTGAGAATATTAGCACCAGAATTGAAAAAGTGGCAGAACATTAAAGAAATGAGAATCGCCGCGGTGAAAGAATGCGCGAAGAAGATGGTAGACGAACCACAAAGTCAGGAATTTGTGAAGGCCATTGCTACCATGCCAAATCTTCACACACTGAAGCTGAACGGTATTGGGCTAACGGTGAAGAGTTTTGATGAGTTAGTGAGGATTGGGAGAGAGAAGAAATTCCAGAAATTAGTATG